From a region of the Hymenobacter jejuensis genome:
- the rluF gene encoding 23S rRNA pseudouridine(2604) synthase RluF gives MADTTLTRLNKYISESGVCSRREADKYIEQGNVLVNGKKAKIGDQVSSKDRVVVNGNLIEPRAAEDAIYIAFNKPPGITSTTETSVKDNIIRYIKHSERIFPIGRLDKDSQGLILLTSNGDIVNKILRAGNKHEKEYIVMVDKPITSQFIEGMRGGVPIMGIMTQKCEVQKETNYIFRITLIQGMNRQIRRMCEHFGYEVVQLERIRVMNISVKGLGVGDWRELTEKELADLMAMTEHSTGTKEASLPKQRVSRTHDFWKDKRTRPDEENAEKPARKSGSRGEKSSGKSEGIYPKSARKPAGKPRSAAGQTPAGEGKPFKKPAGRTGSPRAAGSASGKSAARPPRSQPQTKGRSRSTKR, from the coding sequence ATGGCTGATACTACCTTAACCCGCCTCAACAAATACATCAGCGAGAGCGGCGTTTGCTCCCGGCGCGAAGCGGACAAATACATTGAGCAGGGAAACGTGCTGGTCAACGGCAAAAAGGCCAAAATCGGCGACCAGGTTTCGAGTAAAGACCGCGTGGTAGTCAATGGCAACCTGATCGAGCCGCGGGCGGCCGAAGACGCGATTTACATTGCTTTCAACAAACCGCCGGGCATCACCAGCACCACCGAAACCAGTGTCAAGGACAACATCATTCGCTACATCAAGCACAGCGAGCGCATCTTCCCCATTGGCCGCCTCGACAAAGATTCGCAGGGGCTGATCCTGCTGACCAGCAACGGCGACATCGTCAACAAAATCCTGCGGGCCGGCAACAAGCACGAGAAAGAATACATCGTGATGGTCGATAAGCCGATCACCAGCCAGTTTATCGAGGGCATGCGCGGCGGGGTGCCGATCATGGGCATCATGACCCAGAAATGTGAGGTGCAAAAGGAAACCAACTACATTTTCCGCATCACCCTGATTCAGGGCATGAACCGCCAGATCCGGCGCATGTGCGAGCATTTCGGCTACGAAGTGGTGCAGCTCGAGCGCATTCGGGTGATGAATATTTCGGTAAAAGGCTTAGGCGTAGGCGATTGGCGCGAACTGACCGAAAAAGAGCTGGCTGACCTCATGGCCATGACCGAACACTCAACCGGCACCAAAGAAGCTTCGCTGCCAAAGCAACGAGTGTCGCGCACGCACGATTTCTGGAAAGACAAGCGCACCCGCCCCGACGAGGAAAACGCCGAAAAACCGGCGCGCAAGTCGGGCAGCCGCGGCGAAAAATCGTCCGGCAAATCGGAAGGAATCTATCCGAAGTCGGCGCGTAAACCGGCCGGCAAGCCGCGGTCGGCAGCGGGCCAAACACCTGCAGGCGAGGGCAAACCCTTTAAAAAGCCCGCAGGCCGCACCGGCAGCCCACGCGCCGCGGGCAGTGCATCCGGCAAATCGGCCGCGCGGCCTCCGCGCAGCCAGCCCCAAACCAAGGGTCGCAGCCGCTCCACCAAGCGCTAG
- the bioA gene encoding adenosylmethionine--8-amino-7-oxononanoate transaminase: MPTLAERDHAILWHPYTQMQTAALPIPIVRGQGAWLYAEDGTAYLDGISSWWVNLHGHAHPHIAERVAEQLRTLEHVLFAGFTHPAAVELAEKLLAILPDNQGRIFYSDNGSTAVEVALKMALQFFFNQEQPRRTIVAFRDSYHGDTFGAMAVSSRGAFTAPFAPLLFDVAFIDVPVPGREADTLAQLEAIAAQGDVAAFVFEPLLLGTAGMLTYSPAILDELIRCCHRHGILAIADEVMTGFGRTGQLFASHYLMERPDMVCLSKGLTGGTMALGVTSCTAAVYEAFLSDDRMKTFFHGHSYTANPIACAAGLASMDLLLSTDCQASLARIALTHKQFAQEITGQPGIRDVRHLGTVLAIEFAVGEHTTYFSGLRDQLYNLALARRVILRPLGNIMYLMPPYCTTDAELALLYDVLRDMHQLVLTNQ, encoded by the coding sequence ATGCCTACCCTTGCCGAACGCGATCACGCCATTTTGTGGCACCCGTATACCCAAATGCAAACCGCAGCCTTGCCCATCCCGATTGTGCGGGGGCAGGGTGCGTGGCTTTACGCCGAAGACGGCACCGCTTACCTCGACGGCATTTCCTCGTGGTGGGTAAACCTGCACGGCCACGCGCACCCGCACATCGCTGAGCGCGTAGCCGAGCAGCTGCGTACCTTGGAGCACGTGCTGTTTGCCGGTTTCACGCACCCCGCCGCTGTCGAACTGGCCGAGAAGTTACTGGCTATTCTTCCTGATAATCAAGGGCGTATCTTCTATTCTGATAACGGCTCGACGGCCGTGGAAGTAGCCCTGAAAATGGCGCTGCAATTCTTCTTCAACCAAGAGCAGCCCCGCCGCACCATCGTGGCGTTCCGCGACAGTTACCACGGCGACACCTTCGGGGCGATGGCCGTGAGCAGCCGCGGGGCTTTCACCGCGCCGTTTGCGCCGCTGCTGTTTGATGTGGCCTTTATCGACGTGCCCGTACCCGGCCGCGAAGCCGACACGCTCGCGCAGCTTGAAGCCATTGCGGCACAGGGCGATGTGGCCGCATTCGTGTTTGAGCCCTTGCTTTTGGGCACGGCCGGCATGCTCACCTACTCGCCCGCCATCCTCGACGAATTGATCCGCTGCTGCCACCGCCACGGCATTCTGGCCATCGCCGATGAGGTAATGACGGGCTTTGGCCGTACTGGGCAACTCTTTGCTAGTCATTATCTTATGGAAAGACCCGACATGGTCTGTCTTTCCAAAGGCCTGACCGGCGGCACCATGGCCCTGGGCGTTACGAGCTGCACGGCGGCGGTGTACGAGGCCTTTCTGAGCGACGACCGGATGAAGACCTTCTTTCACGGCCATTCTTACACTGCCAATCCCATAGCTTGCGCGGCAGGCTTGGCGAGCATGGACTTGCTGCTTTCCACAGATTGTCAAGCCAGCCTAGCTCGTATCGCATTGACGCACAAGCAGTTCGCTCAGGAAATAACCGGCCAGCCCGGCATACGCGACGTGCGGCACTTGGGCACAGTGCTAGCCATCGAATTTGCCGTTGGGGAGCACACCACGTACTTCAGCGGCTTACGCGACCAGCTTTATAATCTGGCGCTGGCGCGGCGCGTGATCCTGCGGCCGCTGGGCAACATCATGTATTTGATGCCGCCTTACTGCACCACCGATGCAGAGCTGGCGCTGCTTTACGACGTCCTCCGCGATATGCACCAACTGGTGCTTACCAACCAATAG
- a CDS encoding aminotransferase class I/II-fold pyridoxal phosphate-dependent enzyme, which yields MAPPNPLLSRLAQHLTKREAEGTRRHLTLPATGLVDFSSNDYLGLAKSETLSEKIKSYILDSQFLTGSTGSRLLTGNSAAAEALEAHLAEFHRAEAALLFNSGYAANMGFFTAVPRRGDTIFYDEASHASVKDGIRGSFATAYSFRHNDLDDLARRLPRATGAVFVAVEALYSMDGDQAPLRELADFCQQHGLYLVVDEAHTNGIYGPRGEGLVAALGLEDQVFARVLTFGKALGSQGAAVAGAAVLRDYLINFSRPFIYTTALAPLSLASLAAAYELLPELMAERQRLFELSNYLKDKLNSVPHLRVPAASHVIHPVFFTQGNSPARVRQLASSAQAAGFDVRPIVAPTVPAGTERLRLIVHSYNTTQEIDQLARVLTSSLINC from the coding sequence ATGGCACCTCCTAACCCGTTGCTGAGCCGCCTCGCGCAACACCTCACCAAACGCGAAGCCGAAGGCACCCGCCGCCACTTGACGCTTCCGGCCACCGGCTTAGTTGACTTCAGCTCAAATGATTACTTGGGGTTGGCGAAGTCGGAAACTTTGTCAGAAAAAATAAAATCATATATACTTGATAGTCAATTCCTTACAGGAAGCACTGGTTCTCGTCTGCTAACTGGTAATTCCGCTGCTGCCGAAGCATTGGAAGCGCATTTGGCCGAGTTTCACCGGGCCGAAGCCGCCTTGCTTTTCAACTCGGGCTATGCGGCCAACATGGGCTTCTTTACCGCTGTGCCACGCCGCGGCGATACCATTTTCTACGACGAAGCTTCTCATGCCTCCGTGAAGGACGGCATCAGGGGCAGTTTCGCTACGGCTTATAGCTTCCGCCACAATGACTTAGACGACTTAGCCCGCCGCCTGCCTCGCGCTACCGGTGCAGTATTTGTGGCCGTAGAAGCCCTTTATTCCATGGATGGCGACCAGGCGCCGCTGCGTGAATTAGCAGATTTTTGTCAGCAACACGGATTATATCTCGTTGTAGACGAAGCACATACCAACGGCATCTATGGCCCACGGGGCGAAGGTTTGGTGGCAGCACTAGGGCTGGAAGACCAGGTGTTTGCGCGCGTACTTACCTTTGGGAAGGCCTTGGGCAGTCAGGGTGCGGCTGTGGCCGGCGCGGCTGTGCTGCGCGACTATTTGATCAATTTCTCGCGGCCGTTTATTTACACCACGGCTTTGGCTCCGTTGAGCCTAGCGTCGTTGGCGGCGGCTTATGAGCTGCTGCCCGAGTTGATGGCTGAGCGGCAACGGTTGTTTGAGTTATCTAACTATTTGAAGGACAAGCTCAATTCCGTGCCGCATTTGCGTGTACCAGCTGCGAGCCACGTCATTCATCCGGTGTTTTTTACGCAAGGCAACAGCCCGGCACGCGTCCGGCAGCTGGCTTCCAGCGCCCAAGCAGCCGGCTTCGATGTGCGGCCCATTGTGGCGCCTACCGTGCCCGCCGGCACCGAACGCCTCCGCCTGATCGTGCACAGTTACAATACCACACAGGAAATTGATCAGTTGGCGAGGGTTTTGACTTCAAGCTTAATCAATTGTTAA
- the bioB gene encoding biotin synthase BioB produces MLRTDWTLDEVKAIYHQPVLELVAQAAAVHREHQATGEVQVCTLLSVKTGGCPEDCAYCPQAARYHTGVETHALLKDEVVLAAAQRAKDSGSTRFCMGAAWREVRDNRDFDRVLNMVTQVNDLGLEVCCTLGMINEYQAERLKQAGLYAYNHNLDTSAEHYSEIITTRTYDDRLNTLANVRQAGISVCSGGIIGLGETDQDRVAMLHTLATLPAHPESVPVNALVPVKGTPLAEQPRVSVWEMLRMIATARILMPKTIVRLSAGRQEMPVTEQALCFLAGANSIFSGEKLLTTPNPDFDADKQMFDLLGLTPRKAFKDVPQGAAVLSKVEA; encoded by the coding sequence ATGCTCCGTACCGACTGGACTCTCGACGAAGTAAAAGCTATTTACCACCAGCCCGTGCTGGAACTTGTGGCCCAAGCGGCCGCCGTGCACCGCGAGCACCAAGCCACGGGCGAAGTGCAGGTGTGCACCTTGCTGTCGGTAAAAACCGGCGGCTGCCCCGAAGATTGCGCCTACTGCCCACAGGCAGCTCGCTATCACACTGGCGTTGAGACTCATGCGCTGTTGAAAGACGAAGTAGTGCTGGCCGCCGCCCAGCGCGCCAAAGACTCCGGCTCGACCCGCTTTTGCATGGGCGCTGCTTGGCGCGAAGTGCGCGACAACCGCGATTTCGACCGCGTGCTCAACATGGTGACGCAGGTCAATGATCTGGGTCTGGAAGTGTGCTGCACCCTGGGCATGATCAACGAGTACCAAGCCGAACGCCTCAAGCAAGCCGGCCTCTACGCCTACAACCACAACCTCGACACCAGCGCCGAGCACTACAGCGAAATCATCACGACCCGCACCTACGACGACCGCTTGAATACGCTCGCCAACGTGCGTCAGGCCGGTATTTCGGTGTGCTCCGGTGGCATCATCGGCTTGGGCGAAACCGACCAGGACCGCGTGGCAATGCTGCATACGCTGGCTACGCTGCCCGCCCACCCCGAATCGGTGCCGGTGAACGCGCTGGTGCCCGTTAAAGGCACGCCGCTAGCCGAGCAGCCACGCGTCAGTGTGTGGGAAATGCTGCGCATGATTGCCACGGCTCGCATCCTGATGCCCAAAACTATCGTGCGCCTCTCGGCGGGTCGCCAGGAAATGCCCGTGACGGAGCAGGCCCTGTGCTTCTTGGCGGGCGCCAACTCCATCTTCTCCGGCGAGAAGCTTCTAACCACGCCCAACCCCGACTTCGACGCCGACAAGCAAATGTTTGATTTGCTGGGTCTTACGCCTCGCAAAGCCTTCAAAGACGTGCCGCAAGGCGCTGCCGTACTGAGCAAGGTGGAAGCTTAG
- the bioD gene encoding dethiobiotin synthase, producing MPYPERLFVTGIGTDVGKTVVAAILTEALGADYWKPVQAGLTPTTDTETVRALVTNPATRFHPEAYRLHMPASPHAAAAAESILLRPTDFRLPPTPNHIVIEGAGGLLVPLAPGFLMVDLLAQLQLQAVVVSRNYLGSINHTLLTLEALQRRGIPVRGLVFNGEPTPATEEFIEQHTGVPIMPRVLPEAAVTSEVVSQYATSFRQWLEK from the coding sequence ATGCCTTATCCCGAACGTCTTTTCGTAACTGGTATCGGCACGGATGTGGGCAAAACGGTGGTTGCCGCCATCCTGACCGAAGCTCTTGGCGCCGATTATTGGAAGCCGGTGCAAGCGGGCCTCACCCCTACCACCGACACCGAAACCGTGCGCGCACTGGTGACGAACCCAGCCACGCGTTTTCACCCCGAAGCCTACCGCCTGCACATGCCGGCCTCACCCCACGCCGCCGCCGCCGCTGAAAGCATCCTGCTCCGGCCCACCGATTTTCGGCTACCCCCAACCCCCAATCATATAGTAATAGAAGGCGCCGGTGGCCTGTTGGTGCCGCTCGCGCCGGGCTTTCTGATGGTAGATTTGCTGGCGCAATTGCAGTTGCAAGCCGTGGTCGTATCGCGTAACTATCTGGGCAGCATCAACCATACGCTGCTCACGCTGGAAGCCTTGCAACGGCGCGGCATTCCGGTGCGCGGCCTTGTGTTCAATGGCGAACCTACTCCGGCCACCGAGGAGTTCATCGAACAGCATACTGGCGTTCCGATTATGCCGCGTGTTCTGCCTGAAGCAGCGGTGACCTCAGAAGTAGTTAGCCAATACGCCACGAGCTTTCGACAGTGGCTCGAAAAGTAG
- a CDS encoding FMN-dependent NADH-azoreductase encodes MNVLLVKGNPKAADASVSLQMADAFLDTYQTAHPSAQVEELDLYHDFVPLIDEDVLRGWGKLATQQELSPVESRKVQGLTVLVEQFLAADTVVFALPMWNFGYPPMVKAYLDAIAVAGKTFRYTSEGPVGLAGGKQVIVFEARGGIYSSGPAQAMEHTTSYLTTFLAFLGITDVQLVLAEGLAMNAAETPAIRQNAIDQARQVAAELSLAA; translated from the coding sequence ATGAACGTTCTGCTTGTAAAAGGCAATCCTAAAGCTGCTGACGCATCGGTTTCACTGCAAATGGCGGATGCTTTTCTGGATACCTACCAAACTGCTCACCCATCTGCTCAGGTAGAGGAGCTGGACTTGTACCATGATTTTGTGCCGCTAATTGACGAGGACGTGCTGCGTGGTTGGGGCAAACTAGCTACCCAGCAGGAGCTTAGCCCAGTTGAAAGCCGTAAAGTGCAGGGCCTGACGGTGCTCGTTGAGCAGTTTTTAGCCGCCGATACAGTGGTATTCGCCTTGCCCATGTGGAACTTCGGCTACCCGCCCATGGTGAAGGCGTACCTCGATGCCATTGCCGTAGCTGGCAAAACCTTCCGCTACACCTCCGAAGGCCCGGTCGGGCTGGCCGGTGGAAAGCAAGTGATTGTGTTTGAGGCCCGTGGTGGCATATACAGCAGCGGTCCTGCCCAAGCTATGGAGCATACCACCAGCTACCTTACTACTTTTCTAGCCTTCTTGGGCATTACCGACGTGCAGCTCGTGTTGGCTGAAGGCTTGGCTATGAACGCTGCCGAAACGCCCGCTATTCGCCAAAACGCCATCGATCAAGCTCGCCAAGTTGCCGCTGAGCTAAGTTTGGCTGCTTAA
- a CDS encoding proline iminopeptidase-family hydrolase yields MLKKLLGSALLLTLLGGAACTPQTKSEASAVASEPSVYFAGDTSAVKDGGVQVIPISTPKGKFNIWTKRFGNNPRMKVLLLNGGPGATHEYFECMESFLPKDGIEFIYYDQLGCGLSDNPKDTAMWSLPRYVEEVEQVRKALNLNKDNFYLLGHSWGGILAAEYALKYQQNLKGLIISNMMMSVPAYGKYADNVLAKQMKPEVLAEIRQIEAKNDFENPRYMELLMPNFYVEHICRIPLDKWPEPLTRSLGKMNQSLYVTMQGPSEFGVAGKLLHWDRTKDLPKLSVPVLSIGGKYDTMDPEHMRWIATQVQNGTALICPKGSHMSLYDDQQTYMNGLTKFILAVDKGEKKVAL; encoded by the coding sequence ATGCTGAAAAAACTACTGGGCTCTGCCCTGCTCCTCACGCTACTCGGTGGAGCAGCTTGCACCCCACAGACCAAAAGCGAAGCCTCGGCGGTAGCTTCCGAGCCTAGTGTATATTTTGCCGGCGATACCAGCGCGGTGAAAGACGGCGGCGTGCAGGTCATCCCGATTTCGACACCCAAAGGCAAGTTTAACATCTGGACCAAGCGCTTTGGTAACAACCCTAGAATGAAGGTGTTGCTGCTCAATGGCGGGCCCGGTGCCACGCACGAGTATTTCGAGTGCATGGAAAGCTTTCTGCCCAAAGACGGCATCGAGTTTATCTACTACGACCAGCTCGGCTGCGGCCTTTCCGACAACCCCAAGGACACGGCCATGTGGAGCCTGCCGCGCTACGTTGAGGAAGTGGAGCAGGTGCGCAAAGCCCTGAACCTCAACAAAGACAACTTCTACTTGCTCGGCCACTCCTGGGGCGGAATTTTGGCGGCGGAATACGCGCTCAAGTACCAGCAAAACCTAAAAGGTCTCATCATTTCCAACATGATGATGAGCGTGCCCGCCTACGGCAAATACGCCGACAACGTGCTGGCCAAGCAAATGAAGCCGGAAGTGCTGGCCGAAATCCGGCAGATCGAAGCCAAAAACGACTTCGAGAATCCGCGTTATATGGAGCTGCTCATGCCCAACTTCTACGTCGAGCACATCTGCCGCATTCCGCTGGACAAGTGGCCTGAGCCGCTTACGCGCTCACTTGGCAAGATGAACCAGTCGCTGTACGTAACCATGCAGGGACCCAGCGAGTTTGGCGTAGCCGGCAAGCTGCTGCACTGGGATCGCACCAAGGACTTGCCGAAGCTGTCGGTGCCCGTGCTTTCCATCGGCGGCAAATACGACACCATGGACCCCGAGCACATGCGCTGGATTGCCACGCAGGTGCAAAATGGCACTGCGCTTATTTGCCCCAAGGGCAGCCACATGAGCCTCTACGACGACCAGCAAACCTACATGAACGGCCTAACCAAGTTCATTCTGGCCGTGGACAAAGGCGAGAAAAAAGTGGCGCTGTAA
- a CDS encoding sugar O-acetyltransferase, giving the protein MSTLTEKQKMVAGELYYANDPELVEARRTAKALCFRYNQQPVDLDKDLLIKLLGYEANAHIEAPFRCDYGFNISLGQNFYANYNLIILDCAPVSIGDNVFIAPNVVLTTAGHPIDAATRISGLEFAHPITIGHNVWLGAGVIVLPGVEIGDNVTIGAGSVVTRSIPSNSVAVGNPCRVIKSL; this is encoded by the coding sequence ATGAGCACCTTAACTGAAAAACAAAAGATGGTGGCCGGCGAGCTGTATTATGCCAACGACCCGGAACTAGTAGAAGCCCGACGGACAGCCAAGGCCCTTTGCTTCCGCTACAATCAGCAGCCGGTCGATTTAGATAAAGATTTGCTAATCAAGTTGTTGGGATATGAAGCAAACGCTCATATTGAAGCCCCGTTTCGCTGCGATTACGGCTTCAATATCTCCCTCGGCCAGAATTTCTACGCCAACTACAACCTTATTATTCTGGATTGCGCCCCCGTCAGCATTGGCGATAACGTGTTCATCGCGCCCAACGTCGTACTCACCACCGCTGGTCATCCGATAGACGCTGCTACTCGCATTTCGGGGCTGGAATTTGCCCACCCCATCACGATTGGCCACAACGTGTGGCTGGGTGCGGGCGTGATCGTATTGCCCGGCGTCGAGATTGGCGACAACGTGACGATTGGCGCCGGCAGCGTCGTGACGCGCTCGATACCCAGTAATTCGGTAGCCGTCGGGAATCCGTGCCGCGTCATCAAGTCTTTGTAG
- a CDS encoding beta-ketoacyl synthase N-terminal-like domain-containing protein translates to MPDELIIIRGSGSTSALGAGASVYADAAPAFSNQLLGASALSVGALPASVEAELAALRKEHSAYRQLDRTVLLALLAARQATAQAGWKSNNQGNKLAVSIGSSRGATGRLEQFYEEFLEEGSVPPATSPLTTLGNVASWVAFDAGTTSGATLSHSSTCSSALQALGNAMAWLRAGMADRFLAGGTEAPLTAFTLAQMHALGIYSPFEAPDSPCRPGAGRPSTFVLGEGAAVFALEKISRKQLEEGNYTSASLSNTYILEAVGFGFEAIGSKTGLSPEGHHFQKAMRQALQQAPCAPSDIDAIVLHSPGTPAGDASERRAITAVFGEEMPALTSNKWLIGHTLGASAALSLHYALHILATQSWPAPGFATDLTPAPFRPVRRILINAAGFGGNAASAIVSAVQI, encoded by the coding sequence ATGCCTGACGAGCTGATTATTATCCGCGGCAGTGGCAGCACCTCGGCGCTGGGCGCGGGCGCTTCGGTGTATGCGGATGCCGCCCCGGCTTTCAGCAATCAACTGCTGGGCGCTTCTGCCCTGTCGGTGGGTGCGTTGCCCGCTTCGGTGGAAGCGGAACTGGCAGCACTGCGTAAAGAACACAGCGCCTACCGCCAACTCGACCGCACGGTGCTGCTGGCCTTGCTCGCCGCCCGGCAGGCCACTGCGCAGGCGGGCTGGAAATCTAATAACCAAGGAAATAAGCTGGCGGTCAGCATCGGGTCGTCGCGGGGCGCCACGGGCCGGTTGGAGCAGTTTTACGAAGAGTTTTTGGAAGAAGGCAGCGTGCCGCCGGCTACCTCGCCGCTCACGACGCTGGGCAACGTAGCCAGTTGGGTAGCCTTCGATGCGGGCACAACTTCCGGCGCAACTTTGAGTCATTCGAGTACCTGTAGCAGCGCGTTGCAGGCTCTGGGCAATGCCATGGCGTGGCTGCGCGCCGGCATGGCCGATCGCTTTTTGGCCGGCGGCACCGAGGCGCCGCTCACAGCCTTCACGTTGGCCCAAATGCATGCGTTGGGCATTTATTCGCCCTTCGAAGCCCCCGATTCCCCGTGTCGCCCCGGCGCTGGTCGCCCGTCGACGTTTGTGCTGGGCGAAGGCGCGGCGGTGTTTGCGCTGGAGAAAATCAGCCGCAAACAACTGGAGGAAGGCAATTACACAAGCGCTTCATTATCAAATACTTATATTTTAGAAGCTGTTGGCTTCGGGTTTGAAGCGATTGGCAGCAAAACAGGCTTGTCGCCCGAAGGCCATCACTTCCAGAAAGCCATGCGGCAAGCTTTGCAGCAAGCCCCATGCGCTCCTTCCGACATCGACGCCATCGTGTTGCACAGCCCCGGCACGCCCGCCGGCGACGCTTCCGAGCGCCGGGCCATCACGGCAGTTTTCGGGGAAGAAATGCCGGCGCTTACCTCCAACAAATGGCTTATCGGCCACACGCTGGGCGCCTCGGCAGCGCTGAGCCTGCACTATGCCCTGCACATCTTGGCTACGCAGTCGTGGCCCGCACCCGGTTTCGCTACCGACCTTACTCCGGCTCCTTTTCGGCCAGTACGCCGCATCTTAATTAATGCCGCAGGTTTTGGGGGCAATGCGGCCAGTGCCATCGTGTCGGCAGTGCAGATATAG
- a CDS encoding M28 family metallopeptidase — protein sequence MVFRSSLLLASACFLSLSLHAQNTPPTTPDPMIKKMVEDVSAKNLEDDIRKLVSFGTRHTLSDTKDKKRGIGASRNWVEQEFKKYSKASGNRLKVTQDTFTIKPDGRRINKPVVMANVMATLPGTDPNDTRVFIVSGHIDSRVSDVMNATADAPGANDDGSGTVAVMELARIMSQQKYPATIIFVAVQGEEQGLYGSTHLAQRAKKEGWNLTAMLNNDIVGNSTGRDPEIKDAKHLRVFSEGVPAAETPDEAKVRRVLSSENDSPSRQLARYTSLACKQYVDGHEVVVEYRPDRFLRGGDHTPFNQQGFTAVRFTEMNEDFTHQHQDLRTENNIKYGDLPEGVDYQYLRKNTGVNLATLASLALAPSSPENVGVLTANLTNRTELKWDAPKVGEKPAGYYVLMRETNAPQWQQKFYVTDTKADLPHSKDNFIFGVVSVDAEGHESLPVIPKPVR from the coding sequence ATGGTCTTTCGGTCTTCTCTGCTGCTTGCTTCTGCTTGCTTCCTTTCGCTTAGCCTCCACGCCCAAAATACGCCGCCCACCACTCCCGATCCGATGATCAAGAAGATGGTGGAAGACGTGTCGGCCAAAAACCTGGAGGATGATATTCGCAAACTGGTTTCCTTCGGCACGCGCCACACCCTGAGCGATACCAAAGACAAAAAGCGCGGCATCGGAGCGTCCCGCAACTGGGTGGAGCAGGAGTTTAAGAAGTACAGCAAAGCCAGCGGCAACCGCCTGAAAGTCACGCAGGATACCTTCACCATCAAGCCCGACGGCCGGCGCATCAACAAGCCCGTAGTGATGGCCAACGTGATGGCGACCCTGCCCGGCACCGACCCCAACGACACGCGCGTGTTTATCGTGAGCGGGCACATCGATTCGCGCGTTTCGGACGTGATGAACGCCACTGCCGACGCCCCCGGCGCCAACGACGACGGCTCCGGCACGGTAGCCGTAATGGAACTGGCCCGTATTATGTCGCAGCAGAAATACCCCGCGACCATCATTTTTGTGGCTGTGCAGGGCGAAGAACAAGGCCTTTACGGCTCGACGCATTTGGCTCAGCGCGCCAAAAAAGAGGGTTGGAACCTAACGGCCATGCTCAACAACGACATCGTGGGCAACTCCACCGGCCGCGATCCCGAAATCAAAGATGCCAAGCACTTGCGCGTGTTCAGCGAAGGCGTGCCGGCCGCCGAAACTCCCGACGAAGCGAAAGTGCGCCGTGTGCTGAGCAGCGAAAACGATTCGCCTTCTCGCCAGCTCGCTCGCTACACCAGCTTGGCCTGCAAGCAATATGTTGACGGACATGAAGTTGTGGTAGAATATCGCCCCGACCGCTTCCTGCGCGGCGGCGACCACACGCCTTTCAACCAGCAAGGCTTTACGGCGGTGCGCTTCACGGAGATGAACGAAGACTTCACCCACCAGCACCAGGACTTGCGCACCGAAAATAACATCAAATACGGCGACCTACCAGAAGGTGTTGACTATCAATATCTTCGCAAAAACACCGGCGTTAACCTCGCCACGCTGGCCAGCCTCGCTCTTGCTCCTTCGTCGCCGGAGAACGTAGGGGTGCTCACCGCCAACCTTACCAACCGCACCGAGCTGAAATGGGACGCACCCAAAGTGGGCGAAAAACCGGCCGGCTACTACGTGCTCATGCGCGAAACCAACGCTCCGCAGTGGCAGCAGAAGTTCTACGTCACCGACACCAAAGCCGACCTGCCCCACAGCAAGGACAACTTCATTTTCGGCGTAGTGTCAGTAGATGCCGAAGGGCACGAAAGCCTGCCGGTAATTCCGAAGCCGGTGCGGTAA